From Bradyrhizobium symbiodeficiens, the proteins below share one genomic window:
- a CDS encoding aminotransferase class III-fold pyridoxal phosphate-dependent enzyme, whose translation MSRLLRTGLNAGDSAPMAVVGGEGVYFHLTDGRKLIDGSNTGGGLGHRHPAMVEAIRRAADTPVVNEGWTWVGREQAADDLMATAFGGEEEWVGAVRFCISGSEANDMALSLCQALTQRSALATRERAYHGITGLSRSMTVQPQWHGGLAVHSGGARLPAPMAPVRILPAPDGAIYGGPANNRPPSEYLADATRLLSDTAATIIDYTQGGIYYDGAYQDQVARCARQAGSYWIADEVVTGAGRAGRWFAFQGAETRPDIVTLGKSLGGGAAAVAAVVVSKEIVERLKGTSWQNYGTLRGHPISMAAVSAYLKVIREEKILEHVKSLEQLFSRRLLAIARKHHSVQRVAGQGLHWTVELHGPDWRSWHADTTEVPIASRVATRALEAGAVIGTSGEQTSLFLAPPLIMSERETDQLLDALDHGLDVADEEHR comes from the coding sequence ATGAGCAGATTGTTACGAACCGGGCTGAACGCGGGCGACAGCGCGCCCATGGCCGTGGTCGGCGGCGAAGGCGTCTATTTTCATCTTACGGACGGCCGCAAGCTCATCGACGGCAGCAACACCGGCGGTGGTCTCGGCCATCGGCACCCTGCGATGGTGGAGGCGATCCGCCGCGCCGCCGATACACCCGTCGTCAACGAGGGCTGGACCTGGGTCGGCCGCGAGCAGGCCGCCGATGATCTGATGGCGACGGCGTTCGGCGGCGAAGAGGAATGGGTCGGCGCGGTGCGCTTCTGCATCAGCGGCAGCGAGGCCAACGACATGGCGCTGTCGCTCTGTCAGGCCTTGACGCAGCGCTCAGCGCTGGCGACGCGCGAGCGTGCCTATCACGGCATCACGGGCCTGTCGCGCAGCATGACCGTGCAGCCGCAATGGCACGGTGGCCTTGCGGTGCATTCAGGAGGGGCGAGGCTGCCGGCGCCGATGGCTCCGGTGCGCATCCTGCCGGCGCCGGATGGCGCGATCTACGGTGGGCCGGCCAACAACAGGCCGCCGAGCGAATATCTGGCCGACGCCACGCGTCTGCTGTCCGATACCGCGGCGACGATCATCGACTACACTCAGGGCGGCATCTATTACGACGGCGCCTATCAGGACCAGGTGGCCCGCTGTGCGCGACAGGCGGGCTCGTACTGGATCGCCGACGAGGTCGTCACCGGCGCCGGCCGCGCCGGGCGTTGGTTTGCGTTTCAGGGCGCCGAAACTCGCCCCGATATCGTGACGCTCGGAAAGTCGCTGGGCGGCGGTGCGGCCGCTGTCGCGGCGGTCGTCGTGTCGAAAGAGATCGTCGAGCGATTGAAAGGCACGAGCTGGCAGAACTACGGCACCTTGCGCGGCCATCCGATCAGCATGGCCGCGGTGAGCGCCTACCTGAAGGTCATCAGGGAGGAGAAAATTCTCGAGCATGTGAAGAGCCTCGAACAGCTGTTCAGCCGCCGCCTGCTCGCGATCGCGCGAAAACATCACAGCGTGCAGCGCGTGGCGGGGCAGGGGTTGCACTGGACGGTGGAGTTGCACGGACCGGACTGGCGCTCCTGGCATGCCGACACCACCGAAGTGCCGATCGCCTCGCGCGTCGCCACGCGGGCGCTGGAGGCCGGTGCGGTGATCGGAACCAGCGGCGAGCAGACCTCGCTGTTCCTGGCACCGCCGCTCATCATGTCCGAGCGTGAGACCGACCAGCTTCTGGACGCGCTCGACCATGGCCTCGATGTTGCCGACGAGGAGCACCGATGA
- a CDS encoding hydantoinase/oxoprolinase family protein, with the protein MSSSEHHWEVGTDIGGTFTDIIAIRRDSSEARIAKVPSRPDAPVQAMLEAIEAVGLRKSEVRRFVHGTTRVTNAIVEGRLPKVALVATEGFADVLEIARYRRRDLYRLDIPPKSPPLVPPERCFGLAERLDHEGRVLKALEQAEIERLVAWLKETGVQSVAVALLHAYANPVHEKMLGERLKDVVAHVSLSHEVNPEAREYERTSATVFNAAAMPIAVEYLSELEQRLPIGPGLQVFHSAGAMIPISAVKRRPLVMAMSGPAAGVSASVSIARQLGTPRMLTFDMGGTTTDVCLIVDGQAEMTDGRMLGDKPLRQPMLAVHSIGAGGGSIVRNGPGGLTVGPESAGSEPGPACYGRGGTEPTITDANAVLGYLNPETKLGDRIGIDVQAAKRVIEPIAQALGLSLTETALGIIKVANATMARALRRVTVERGIDGRDCTLLAFGGGGPMHAAGLADLYGIAEVVVPSASSAFSALGCLTADFSFLQQQTLRAGLDGIDLARVSERIGTLIDDASAPLIANGVAKAEIQVELVALMRYAAQNDAIPVPLALPLEIARLKQDFLARHHELFGYATGEPCVIESVRVQARRPSTTVVRRPATAVRAVSSGTRTCSFDGLHEIETAIIDRAAMTDTVRGPAIIEDAWSTVVVPPGWQARPDVSGNLFLTRRAA; encoded by the coding sequence ATGAGCTCCTCCGAACATCACTGGGAGGTTGGCACCGATATCGGCGGCACCTTCACCGATATCATCGCGATCCGGCGCGATTCATCGGAGGCGCGGATCGCAAAGGTGCCGTCGCGCCCCGACGCGCCGGTTCAGGCGATGCTGGAGGCGATCGAAGCGGTGGGCCTGCGCAAAAGCGAGGTCAGGCGCTTCGTACACGGCACGACGCGCGTGACCAACGCCATCGTCGAGGGCCGGCTGCCGAAGGTGGCGCTGGTCGCGACCGAAGGATTTGCCGATGTGCTCGAGATCGCGCGTTATCGCCGCCGCGATCTCTACCGTCTCGACATTCCGCCGAAATCGCCGCCGCTCGTGCCGCCTGAGCGCTGCTTCGGGCTTGCTGAGCGCCTCGATCACGAGGGTCGGGTGCTCAAGGCGCTCGAGCAAGCGGAGATCGAGCGCCTGGTTGCCTGGCTGAAGGAGACCGGGGTCCAGAGCGTCGCGGTGGCTCTGCTTCACGCCTATGCCAATCCCGTGCACGAGAAGATGCTGGGCGAGCGGCTCAAGGACGTCGTCGCCCATGTCTCGCTGTCGCACGAGGTCAATCCCGAGGCGCGCGAATACGAACGGACATCGGCGACCGTGTTCAACGCCGCCGCGATGCCCATTGCGGTGGAGTATCTCAGCGAGCTCGAGCAGCGGCTGCCGATTGGCCCCGGCTTGCAGGTGTTTCATTCCGCCGGCGCGATGATCCCGATCTCTGCGGTGAAGCGTCGCCCGCTTGTGATGGCGATGTCGGGCCCGGCCGCCGGCGTCTCGGCGTCGGTCAGCATCGCGCGCCAACTCGGCACGCCGCGCATGCTGACTTTCGACATGGGCGGCACCACGACGGACGTGTGCCTGATCGTCGACGGCCAGGCCGAGATGACCGATGGCCGCATGCTCGGCGACAAGCCGCTGCGCCAGCCGATGCTCGCCGTTCACTCCATCGGGGCGGGCGGCGGATCGATCGTGCGCAACGGCCCGGGTGGCCTGACCGTCGGCCCGGAGAGTGCCGGTTCCGAGCCGGGTCCGGCCTGCTACGGCCGCGGCGGCACCGAACCAACCATCACCGACGCCAACGCCGTGCTCGGCTATCTCAACCCCGAAACGAAGCTTGGCGACCGCATCGGGATCGACGTCCAGGCGGCCAAGCGCGTCATCGAGCCGATCGCGCAGGCGTTGGGACTGAGCCTGACCGAAACGGCGCTCGGCATCATCAAGGTCGCCAACGCGACGATGGCCCGCGCGCTGCGCCGCGTCACGGTCGAGCGCGGCATTGACGGGCGCGACTGCACGCTGCTGGCCTTCGGCGGCGGCGGCCCCATGCATGCCGCAGGGCTCGCCGATCTCTATGGGATTGCAGAGGTCGTCGTGCCCAGCGCATCGAGCGCGTTCTCGGCGCTGGGCTGTCTCACTGCCGATTTCAGCTTCCTGCAGCAGCAGACCTTGCGCGCTGGTCTCGACGGCATCGACCTTGCGCGCGTGTCGGAGCGGATCGGCACGCTGATCGACGATGCCTCGGCGCCGCTGATCGCCAATGGCGTTGCAAAGGCGGAGATCCAGGTCGAACTGGTGGCCTTGATGCGCTACGCGGCGCAGAACGACGCCATTCCGGTCCCGCTCGCGCTGCCGCTCGAGATCGCCAGGCTCAAGCAGGATTTCCTGGCGCGGCATCACGAACTCTTCGGCTATGCGACCGGCGAACCCTGCGTCATCGAGTCCGTGCGGGTCCAGGCGCGCCGGCCGTCCACGACCGTCGTGCGCCGGCCGGCGACCGCGGTGAGGGCGGTCTCCTCAGGGACGCGCACCTGCTCGTTCGACGGCCTGCATGAGATCGAGACTGCGATCATCGACCGCGCCGCGATGACCGACACCGTCCGCGGCCCGGCCATCATCGAAGACGCCTGGTCCACGGTGGTGGTGCCGCCGGGCTGGCAGGCAAGGCCGGATGTTTCAGGCAATCTGTTCCTGACGCGGAGGGCTGCATGA
- a CDS encoding AraC family transcriptional regulator, whose product MSYARRAAQPFFIVRSVSEDIVRSDRWAKAQPSVGTNWLETIEIRATCVESRDHGPDIAWTSQSSADPPSPAMPFFRINDDQMNPDDLGDFDPETVPRAVAAFGGHMVTKGMELAMHAHRKDELVLTMRGLVRLEAGHGVWIVPPRCAVWIPGHVPHSVSVAGDVEMHCLFVEPDAVPALPQQCCTLTISPLLERLLVHATHMPVMYDLDGADGRIAAVLIDQLSLAPAEELRFPMPADARLRRIASAMMTDPSDRATIEDWSRRMAVAPRTLTRILRRETGMSFGRWRQQLHILIALQRLDQGASVQAVALDLGYERASAFVTMFRKALGKPPARYLAERRVGAH is encoded by the coding sequence ATGAGCTATGCACGGCGGGCGGCTCAGCCTTTCTTTATTGTACGGTCAGTAAGCGAGGATATCGTCCGGTCCGATCGATGGGCGAAAGCGCAGCCATCCGTTGGGACGAACTGGTTAGAAACCATCGAGATTAGGGCGACCTGCGTTGAAAGTCGCGATCACGGGCCAGATATTGCCTGGACCAGCCAGTCCTCTGCGGATCCCCCATCGCCTGCCATGCCCTTCTTCAGGATCAACGATGACCAGATGAACCCCGATGATCTCGGGGATTTCGATCCCGAGACCGTGCCGCGCGCCGTCGCCGCTTTCGGGGGTCACATGGTCACCAAGGGCATGGAGCTGGCCATGCACGCGCATCGCAAGGACGAGCTCGTCCTGACCATGCGCGGCCTCGTCAGGCTGGAGGCTGGACACGGCGTCTGGATCGTCCCGCCGCGTTGTGCGGTGTGGATTCCCGGTCATGTTCCGCACAGCGTCAGCGTCGCCGGCGACGTCGAGATGCACTGCCTGTTCGTCGAACCGGATGCGGTGCCCGCGTTGCCGCAGCAATGCTGCACACTGACGATCTCGCCCTTGCTCGAGCGTTTGCTGGTGCATGCCACCCATATGCCGGTCATGTACGATCTCGACGGCGCCGACGGCAGGATCGCCGCGGTACTGATCGACCAGCTGTCTCTTGCGCCCGCCGAAGAGCTGCGCTTTCCCATGCCGGCCGACGCCAGGCTGCGCCGGATCGCGAGCGCGATGATGACCGATCCTTCCGATCGCGCGACGATCGAGGACTGGAGCCGGCGCATGGCCGTTGCTCCGCGCACCCTCACCCGCATCCTCCGACGCGAGACCGGCATGAGCTTCGGCCGCTGGCGCCAACAGCTCCATATCTTGATCGCGCTTCAACGTCTCGACCAGGGCGCATCGGTCCAAGCCGTTGCGCTGGATCTCGGCTATGAGAGGGCCAGCGCCTTCGTCACCATGTTCCGCAAGGCGCTGGGCAAGCCGCCGGCGCGATATCTGGCCGAACGCCGCGTCGGCGCACACTGA
- a CDS encoding N-carbamoyl-D-amino-acid hydrolase, whose amino-acid sequence MRIVNVAAAQMGPIQKADSREVVVKRMIALMDEAKAKGADLIVYPELALTTFFPRWYSEDRAEADIWFEREMPNAATKPLFERAAQHQMAMNFGYAELTPDGHHFNTAILTDKSGKIVGKYRKVHLPGHVEYDTRRSHQHLEKRYFEPGDLGFNVWRELGGIIGMAICNDRRWPETYRVMGLQGVEMVLIGYNTPSVNAERSDEGVEKRLFHNRLSVQAGAYQNSTWVVAVAKAGNEDGHPLFGGSLIVDPNGEIVAEALTEDDELLVHPCDLDATNFGKTTIFNFAQHRRIEHYGLITSQTGAVPPPEK is encoded by the coding sequence ATGCGTATCGTCAATGTTGCCGCCGCCCAGATGGGCCCGATCCAGAAAGCCGACAGTCGCGAGGTCGTGGTCAAGCGCATGATCGCGCTGATGGACGAGGCGAAAGCAAAAGGCGCCGACCTGATTGTCTATCCGGAACTGGCGTTGACGACGTTTTTCCCGCGCTGGTATTCGGAGGATCGCGCCGAGGCCGACATCTGGTTCGAGCGCGAGATGCCGAACGCGGCGACGAAGCCGCTGTTCGAGCGCGCGGCGCAGCACCAGATGGCCATGAACTTCGGCTATGCGGAGCTGACGCCGGACGGCCACCACTTCAACACGGCGATCCTGACCGACAAGTCCGGCAAGATCGTCGGCAAATATCGCAAGGTCCATCTGCCCGGCCATGTGGAGTACGATACCAGGCGCTCGCACCAGCATCTGGAGAAGCGCTATTTCGAGCCCGGCGACCTCGGCTTCAATGTCTGGCGCGAGCTGGGCGGCATCATCGGCATGGCGATCTGCAACGACCGGCGCTGGCCGGAGACCTATCGCGTGATGGGCCTGCAGGGCGTCGAGATGGTGCTGATCGGCTACAACACGCCCTCCGTCAATGCGGAGCGAAGCGACGAGGGTGTCGAGAAACGCCTGTTTCATAACCGCCTCTCCGTGCAGGCCGGCGCCTATCAGAATTCGACCTGGGTCGTCGCGGTGGCCAAGGCCGGCAACGAGGATGGCCACCCGCTGTTCGGCGGCAGTCTGATCGTCGATCCCAACGGCGAGATCGTCGCGGAAGCCCTGACTGAGGACGACGAGCTTCTGGTCCATCCCTGCGATCTCGATGCCACAAATTTCGGCAAGACCACGATCTTCAATTTCGCGCAGCATCGCCGGATCGAGCATTACGGCCTGATCACCAGCCAAACCGGGGCGGTGCCGCCGCCGGAGAAATGA
- a CDS encoding O-methyltransferase, with protein sequence MDSLSKGVVAEFLHRLHQEAEVADGPLMQAFANEANSRDEIISKAIAAESRDLNEVYRGFADNFLSVSPQFGRFLYMCVRARKARRIVEFGSSMGISAIYMAAGLRDIGGGRLIGTDLEPGKIERARANVAAAGLADLVEFRHGDARETLSSGLGGEIDMVMLDGAFTLYLPILKLLEPHLKPGAVIVGENALEEASGYIDYVRDPENGYLSLSLPFDPGRGNEFTIRTR encoded by the coding sequence ATGGATTCACTCAGCAAGGGCGTCGTCGCCGAATTCCTCCATCGTCTTCACCAGGAAGCGGAGGTCGCCGACGGCCCCCTGATGCAAGCCTTCGCGAACGAAGCGAACAGCCGTGACGAGATCATCAGCAAGGCCATCGCGGCCGAGAGCCGCGATCTGAACGAAGTCTATCGCGGATTTGCGGACAATTTCCTGAGCGTCTCTCCGCAGTTCGGACGCTTCCTCTACATGTGCGTCCGTGCCCGCAAGGCAAGGCGCATCGTCGAGTTCGGCTCCTCAATGGGAATTTCCGCGATCTACATGGCGGCGGGCCTGCGCGACATCGGTGGCGGGCGCCTGATCGGGACCGATCTCGAACCCGGCAAGATCGAGCGGGCACGGGCGAACGTTGCCGCCGCGGGGCTCGCCGACCTCGTCGAGTTCAGGCACGGCGATGCGCGCGAAACGCTCAGCTCCGGCCTAGGCGGCGAGATCGACATGGTCATGCTCGACGGAGCATTTACTCTCTATCTTCCAATTCTCAAGCTGCTGGAACCACATCTGAAGCCGGGCGCCGTCATCGTCGGCGAGAACGCGCTCGAGGAAGCCTCGGGCTATATCGACTACGTGCGCGATCCCGAGAACGGCTACCTCTCCCTGTCTCTACCGTTCGATCCGGGACGTGGCAACGAATTCACGATCAGGACCAGATGA
- a CDS encoding flavin reductase family protein — protein sequence MTPMSDNGISLRELDPRDRYKLLCGVVVPRPIALVTTLDENGAVNAAPFSFFNVFSESPALIVLGLQHKPDHSPKDTTRNIHRDGEFVVHMVDEALSVAMNDCAVDFPSGDSEVAATGLATLPSVDVKVPRLAAAPFALECRRHVVLNFSPDRELLVGEVLRVHAREGLVDEVNMYVDLDAYRPIGRMFGNLYTTQRDVFSLTRESHAQWSARQDAKELRDA from the coding sequence ATGACGCCGATGTCGGACAATGGCATTTCCTTGCGCGAGCTCGATCCGCGCGATCGCTACAAGCTACTCTGCGGCGTGGTCGTGCCGCGCCCGATCGCGCTGGTGACGACACTGGACGAGAACGGGGCGGTCAATGCGGCCCCGTTCAGCTTCTTCAACGTGTTCTCCGAGAGCCCCGCGCTGATCGTGCTCGGTCTTCAGCACAAGCCGGATCACTCGCCGAAGGACACCACCCGCAACATCCATCGCGACGGCGAGTTCGTCGTGCACATGGTGGACGAGGCGCTGTCGGTCGCGATGAACGACTGTGCGGTCGATTTTCCCTCCGGCGACAGCGAAGTTGCCGCGACCGGGCTCGCGACGCTTCCCTCCGTCGATGTAAAAGTGCCGCGCCTCGCCGCGGCGCCGTTCGCGCTGGAATGCCGGCGCCATGTCGTGCTGAACTTCTCGCCGGATCGCGAGCTGCTCGTTGGGGAGGTGCTCAGGGTTCACGCCCGGGAGGGCCTTGTCGACGAGGTCAACATGTATGTCGATCTCGACGCCTACCGGCCGATCGGCCGCATGTTCGGCAATCTTTACACGACCCAGCGGGATGTCTTTTCGCTGACGCGCGAGAGCCATGCGCAATGGAGCGCGCGGCAGGACGCCAAAGAGCTGAGGGACGCCTAG
- a CDS encoding hydantoinase B/oxoprolinase family protein, giving the protein MKLDPFVVEVIRHGLSAAAEEMSLVMTRSARSPLLREAGDLSSAITDGRGDLVGQGRDIPIHLGAMAYTVPELLKVVPRDSLNDGDVLIYNVGALGGNHLNDVKVVRPVFVDGEIVAFAVSLAHWPDIGGSWPGSYFAKAIDTFQEAMRIPPVLIATAVGVNAPIVQLLKANVRDAESCEGDLLAQIAATKAGERRIVDLCREHGKAVFKATQSRLHDLSEIEMREALRALPDGIYEGEDHLDDGSVNDAPARIHVRITIAGDEATFDLSGSCDRVSNFCNTTPFMARSAVAYAARIMSGRDMQQNAGALRPLTIITRPGSILEPGWSASVAAGNHETSMRIVDAIFRAMQDTIPERLSAGGATTAGVLFFAQPRQDGSWKMLYEVHGGGEGARHDRAGISATRVHLSNTSNTPVEVIEANYAIRLEQQAIRRQSGGAGVHRGGDGVVRAYRILAPSMHLTTCIERMVIPPFGMQGGEPGKACRISLVRQGANVAIDGKSNLVLQQGDLVTVETCGGGGYGAEAAE; this is encoded by the coding sequence ATGAAGCTCGATCCGTTCGTCGTCGAGGTCATCAGGCACGGGCTCTCGGCTGCGGCCGAGGAGATGAGCCTGGTGATGACGCGCTCGGCGCGCTCGCCGCTGCTGCGCGAGGCCGGCGATCTGTCGTCGGCGATCACGGATGGTCGTGGAGACTTGGTCGGGCAGGGCCGCGACATCCCGATCCATCTGGGCGCGATGGCTTACACGGTCCCCGAACTGCTGAAGGTGGTGCCGCGCGACAGCCTGAACGACGGCGACGTGCTGATCTACAATGTCGGTGCGCTCGGCGGCAATCATCTCAACGACGTCAAGGTCGTGCGCCCTGTCTTCGTCGACGGCGAGATCGTGGCGTTCGCGGTCAGCCTCGCGCACTGGCCCGATATCGGCGGCAGCTGGCCCGGCAGCTATTTTGCGAAAGCCATCGACACGTTCCAGGAGGCGATGCGCATTCCGCCGGTGCTGATTGCGACGGCAGTTGGCGTCAACGCGCCGATCGTGCAATTGCTCAAGGCGAATGTTCGGGACGCGGAATCTTGCGAGGGCGATCTGCTCGCGCAGATCGCGGCGACCAAGGCCGGCGAGCGGCGCATCGTCGATCTCTGCCGCGAGCACGGCAAGGCGGTGTTCAAAGCGACGCAGTCGCGCCTGCACGATCTCTCCGAAATCGAGATGCGCGAGGCGTTACGCGCGTTGCCGGACGGGATCTACGAAGGCGAGGACCATCTCGACGACGGCAGCGTGAACGACGCGCCCGCGCGTATCCACGTCAGGATTACCATTGCCGGCGACGAGGCGACCTTCGACCTTTCGGGGAGTTGCGACCGCGTCTCGAATTTCTGCAACACGACGCCGTTCATGGCGCGCTCGGCCGTCGCCTATGCCGCGCGCATCATGAGCGGGCGCGACATGCAGCAGAATGCCGGCGCGCTCCGTCCCCTGACCATCATTACGCGCCCGGGCTCGATCCTGGAACCGGGATGGTCGGCGTCGGTCGCCGCAGGCAACCACGAGACGTCGATGCGCATCGTCGACGCGATCTTCCGCGCCATGCAGGACACCATTCCCGAGCGCTTGTCCGCGGGCGGCGCGACCACCGCGGGCGTCCTGTTCTTTGCGCAGCCGCGGCAGGACGGTTCCTGGAAGATGCTCTACGAGGTCCACGGCGGCGGCGAAGGCGCGCGGCATGACCGGGCCGGCATCTCGGCGACCCGGGTCCATCTGTCCAACACCTCGAATACGCCGGTCGAGGTGATCGAGGCGAACTACGCGATCCGCCTCGAGCAGCAGGCCATTCGCCGGCAATCCGGCGGCGCCGGCGTCCACCGCGGCGGCGATGGCGTCGTTCGTGCTTACCGCATTCTCGCTCCATCGATGCATCTGACCACTTGCATCGAGCGCATGGTGATTCCGCCGTTCGGTATGCAGGGTGGCGAACCCGGCAAGGCGTGTCGCATCTCGCTCGTCAGGCAGGGCGCAAACGTCGCGATCGACGGCAAATCCAACCTCGTGCTGCAGCAAGGCGATCTCGTCACGGTCGAGACTTGCGGCGGCGGCGGCTACGGCGCTGAAGCCGCGGAGTGA
- a CDS encoding aspartate/glutamate racemase family protein, with protein MSRPRILIINPNSNPAVTQGLEDALRPLGFEGGPELVCQSLAEGPFGIESQADVDGVAMPLRKLVEGDNSSAAFVIACYSDPGLQVCREGTERPVFGIAECGVLTALARAETFGVIAIAQRSIPRHMRYLRQMGLTDRLSGERPLNMSVAETASGEGTLAKMIEVGRALRDEDGARAIVMGCAGMARHRRPLEDALKIPVIDPTQAAVTMALGTVQFSAH; from the coding sequence ATGTCCCGGCCGCGCATTCTCATCATCAATCCGAACTCCAACCCTGCGGTCACGCAAGGGCTCGAGGACGCCTTGAGGCCGCTCGGTTTCGAGGGCGGCCCCGAATTGGTGTGCCAGTCGCTGGCCGAGGGTCCGTTCGGCATTGAAAGCCAGGCCGATGTCGACGGCGTCGCGATGCCGCTGCGAAAGCTGGTCGAGGGCGACAACAGCTCGGCGGCTTTCGTCATCGCCTGCTACAGCGATCCCGGGCTTCAGGTCTGCCGCGAAGGCACGGAACGGCCCGTGTTCGGCATCGCCGAGTGTGGCGTGCTGACGGCACTCGCCCGCGCCGAAACCTTCGGCGTCATCGCAATCGCGCAGCGCTCGATCCCGCGCCACATGCGCTATCTCCGGCAGATGGGGCTGACCGATCGCCTCTCCGGCGAACGCCCGCTCAACATGAGCGTCGCGGAAACCGCGTCCGGCGAAGGCACGCTGGCCAAAATGATCGAGGTCGGCCGCGCGCTGCGCGACGAGGACGGCGCCCGCGCCATCGTGATGGGCTGTGCCGGCATGGCGCGGCATCGCCGTCCGCTCGAGGACGCGCTCAAAATCCCCGTGATCGACCCGACACAGGCAGCCGTCACCATGGCGCTGGGTACGGTACAGTTCTCGGCTCACTAG
- a CDS encoding siderophore-interacting protein has translation MNEPAHEPQTSEPSRAPQGRLTRMLLRWLMRPARVAGIETLSSRFRLVELEGEALGNVAWTAGEKIQVAMGSGLSARTYTPMSWDAGNGRMRLLAFAHGDGPGSRWASGLREGDTCQFFGPRRSLDLTDLGAPIVLFGDETSFGLAAALRDSLRAGGALHLFEATDIAESRPVLDSIGLGEARLIARSADGTHLASAESELLRLGANGAQFVLTGKASSIQRVGRALKAAGVASSRIRAKAYWAPGKSGLD, from the coding sequence TTGAACGAGCCAGCTCACGAGCCACAGACGTCCGAGCCATCGCGGGCACCGCAGGGACGGCTGACGCGGATGTTGCTGCGATGGCTGATGCGTCCTGCGCGCGTTGCCGGCATCGAGACGCTCTCGTCCCGCTTCCGGCTTGTCGAGCTCGAAGGCGAAGCGCTCGGGAACGTCGCCTGGACGGCCGGCGAGAAGATCCAGGTCGCGATGGGCTCGGGCCTTAGCGCGCGCACCTATACGCCGATGTCGTGGGACGCCGGCAACGGCAGAATGCGGCTGCTCGCCTTTGCCCATGGCGATGGCCCCGGCAGCCGCTGGGCCAGCGGTCTGCGCGAAGGTGACACCTGCCAGTTCTTTGGTCCTCGCCGTTCACTCGACCTTACCGACCTCGGAGCGCCCATCGTTCTGTTCGGCGATGAAACCTCGTTCGGCCTTGCAGCCGCGTTGCGCGACAGCCTGCGGGCCGGCGGCGCGCTCCATCTGTTCGAAGCCACTGATATCGCGGAGTCCAGACCGGTGCTGGACTCCATCGGCCTCGGCGAGGCCAGATTAATCGCACGCAGTGCGGATGGTACCCATCTTGCATCCGCGGAATCCGAGCTGCTTCGCCTTGGCGCAAACGGCGCGCAGTTCGTCCTGACCGGCAAGGCATCCTCGATCCAGCGCGTCGGCCGCGCCTTGAAGGCCGCCGGTGTCGCATCATCGCGGATCAGGGCAAAAGCCTATTGGGCACCAGGCAAGAGCGGCCTGGACTAG